Proteins found in one Erythrobacter sp. KY5 genomic segment:
- a CDS encoding DUF5996 family protein — protein MPPSEQDRASTGRWPFLDYAADKAVIETCHAYLQIVGKLPTRGRVWTNHGWQLALRVTPRGFRTYTVGLGDHDAEMHFDCLANEIVLETSAGFRASVALHGQSVAELFQSLTALLERAGISTDIGGAPNEVEPAIPFKSDDRQRHWDESAVRRFHAAFRSADRVFTLFRSHFVGKSSPSHLFWGSFDLAVTRFSGKEAPLHPGGVPNLPDRITREAYSHEVASAGFWLGGSGIEEAAFYAYGYPAPDGLSDTILSTPGAYWHAELGEFILPYAKVAQASDPDAALLSFLLETYEAIATRAGWDRAALEIPGGQFGQPYDMASLREGRV, from the coding sequence ATGCCGCCTTCGGAACAAGATCGCGCCTCCACTGGCCGCTGGCCCTTCCTCGATTACGCTGCCGACAAGGCGGTGATCGAGACGTGCCACGCTTATCTGCAGATTGTCGGCAAGCTTCCCACCCGCGGGCGGGTCTGGACCAACCACGGGTGGCAGCTTGCCCTTCGCGTTACGCCGCGCGGTTTTCGCACCTATACGGTGGGCCTTGGCGATCATGATGCGGAAATGCACTTCGATTGCCTGGCGAATGAAATCGTTCTCGAAACTTCTGCCGGGTTCAGGGCCTCGGTTGCGCTTCATGGGCAGTCTGTCGCCGAGCTCTTTCAGAGCCTGACCGCGCTGCTGGAGCGCGCAGGCATTTCGACAGATATTGGCGGCGCACCCAACGAAGTCGAACCCGCGATACCGTTCAAATCGGACGACCGCCAGCGTCATTGGGATGAAAGCGCGGTGCGCCGCTTCCACGCGGCCTTTCGCAGCGCCGACCGCGTTTTCACCCTCTTCCGCAGCCACTTTGTCGGCAAATCGAGCCCAAGCCACCTTTTCTGGGGCAGTTTCGACCTTGCCGTCACCCGCTTTTCCGGAAAAGAGGCACCGCTTCATCCCGGCGGAGTTCCCAACCTGCCCGACCGCATAACGCGCGAAGCGTACAGTCACGAGGTGGCAAGCGCAGGCTTCTGGCTCGGTGGCTCAGGGATCGAGGAGGCGGCCTTCTACGCTTACGGCTACCCCGCGCCCGACGGCCTCTCGGACACGATACTATCGACACCGGGAGCCTACTGGCATGCTGAGCTTGGCGAGTTCATCCTGCCTTACGCGAAGGTCGCGCAGGCATCCGATCCGGACGCAGCGCTCCTATCCTTCCTTCTTGAAACCTATGAGGCCATTGCGACGCGGGCAGGTTGGGACCGCGCTGCACTGGAGATACCGGGCGGACAGTTCGGACAACCTTACGATATGGCATCACTACGGGAGGGGCGCGTATGA
- a CDS encoding nitronate monooxygenase family protein, whose protein sequence is MSDRLRQSRFAKSFGLATPIALAPMAFATGGELAAACARAGTLALIGGAYGDLEWTSREYTAAEDALGGEPAALAKLGCGFITWRLDEDASALDWVLDRPAKPAAIMLSFGDPTAIAKRITDAAVPLICQIQTIAQLPEAVDAGASVIVAQGGEAGGHGMNALDGRGTFTLVPEIADWLAGHAPDVQLLASGGVADGRGLAAALMLGADGALVGSRLWATRESLAPQAAIAEAVSASGDGSARSKVFDILREKNWPAHFDFRALRNAIHREWEGRIEELAADPAAGVANYKEGVAAGDYSRAHVTVGESTGLIRENASAADVIAGIDEQARRLLS, encoded by the coding sequence ATGAGCGATCGGTTGCGTCAGAGCCGTTTTGCGAAAAGCTTCGGTCTTGCCACTCCGATTGCGCTTGCGCCGATGGCATTTGCCACGGGGGGTGAGCTTGCGGCTGCCTGCGCCAGGGCGGGCACGCTCGCGCTTATTGGCGGTGCCTATGGCGATCTGGAATGGACGAGCCGCGAATACACCGCCGCCGAAGACGCGCTTGGTGGTGAGCCCGCAGCGCTGGCAAAGCTTGGTTGCGGATTCATCACGTGGAGGCTGGATGAGGACGCATCGGCGCTCGACTGGGTGCTCGACCGGCCGGCAAAGCCTGCCGCCATCATGCTCTCTTTCGGCGACCCGACTGCGATAGCGAAGCGGATCACCGATGCGGCCGTCCCGCTGATCTGCCAGATTCAGACGATTGCCCAATTACCCGAAGCGGTCGATGCAGGCGCCAGCGTGATCGTCGCGCAAGGCGGGGAGGCAGGCGGGCATGGCATGAACGCGCTCGACGGGCGCGGCACTTTTACGCTGGTTCCCGAAATCGCAGACTGGCTGGCAGGGCATGCGCCGGATGTCCAACTGCTTGCGTCAGGCGGAGTGGCGGACGGGCGCGGGCTGGCGGCAGCGTTGATGCTCGGGGCCGATGGCGCCCTGGTGGGTTCGCGCCTTTGGGCGACACGGGAATCGCTCGCCCCGCAAGCCGCGATTGCCGAAGCGGTCAGCGCATCCGGTGATGGTTCTGCCCGCTCGAAAGTGTTCGACATCCTGCGCGAAAAGAACTGGCCTGCCCATTTCGACTTCCGCGCATTGAGAAACGCGATCCATCGCGAATGGGAGGGGCGCATCGAAGAGCTTGCTGCTGACCCTGCCGCTGGCGTCGCCAATTACAAGGAAGGCGTCGCGGCGGGCGACTATTCGCGCGCTCACGTGACCGTCGGCGAAAGCACCGGCCTGATACGCGAGAATGCGAGTGCGGCAGACGTGATCGCGGGTATCGACGAGCAAGCAAGGCGCTTGCTTTCATAA
- a CDS encoding PQQ-dependent sugar dehydrogenase, with the protein MQRFLGVAISVVIAGLALGAGYALVDVTHALIRLALPLPEVELSADDLANTVTYLMVASLVVFALVAIFAKQGVFATARRTAAQVYAWGTAWGAGSLTLFLMSASVFPHRLLVGAFVVGVAMFVLGYAIFGGNRDKSIVGRLGEVVAALFASLKNPLAWLAILVTIAPLAAAVAYVVSQEFRDAVAEFRVQQNVSVDGDWITVPVNTETQLLQPIMIRMVPGEPNQMVVLERAGRLYRIGYPDDGTKELLVDFADQVGEVNLENGAMGFDFDPRFGEEGRNFIYAYFTSFETDAQTNYLARFDLGAGDPEAVRASQLNLIEIGRPPTQYHNGGHVEVGPDDMLYIAIGELDMADSHQTIDTTLAGGILRIDVLNQGGDISGPILRQPENGASRGYSIPLDNPFAGREDALGEFYAIGLRNPFRFAFDPANGSIWAGEVGSTVWEEVNVIEKGMNYQFPFVEGREETTFPPPPSIHGEQKGPAYTYRHTAYDRSVIGGIVYRGSRWPELDGKYLFGDNYSGKFWAMPAVDEIIEEVEVLGQADKYAQRGFTSMIQTPDDRILITVMGSSSSPNGAIVELVRKDAGAQASIGGGGLAAAAEAVPLTELEIRQSYVTNCARCHGENGYGDGPDAAALLENAGAAPISFHSDEFATRSRDHVRLAISGGGEAVAMSYAMPPWEGVLIEDEIDALTDYIMAMRASEDAQ; encoded by the coding sequence ATGCAAAGATTTCTGGGAGTGGCGATCAGCGTGGTTATCGCAGGGCTGGCGCTCGGTGCTGGCTATGCGCTGGTAGATGTCACGCATGCCCTCATACGGCTCGCGCTCCCGCTTCCCGAAGTCGAACTGTCCGCAGACGACCTTGCGAACACCGTGACCTACCTGATGGTGGCGAGCCTTGTCGTTTTTGCGCTGGTCGCGATCTTCGCAAAACAGGGCGTGTTCGCAACAGCCCGGCGCACCGCCGCACAGGTCTATGCCTGGGGCACGGCCTGGGGTGCCGGGTCGCTCACCTTGTTTCTGATGAGCGCCAGCGTCTTCCCCCATCGCTTGCTCGTCGGCGCATTTGTTGTGGGCGTGGCGATGTTCGTGCTGGGCTATGCGATCTTCGGAGGAAACCGGGACAAAAGCATCGTCGGGCGCCTCGGCGAAGTGGTCGCAGCGCTCTTCGCCTCGCTCAAGAACCCGCTCGCATGGCTGGCGATCCTCGTCACCATCGCGCCGCTTGCCGCCGCAGTTGCTTACGTGGTGAGCCAGGAGTTTCGCGATGCGGTCGCTGAGTTCCGCGTGCAGCAGAACGTCTCGGTCGATGGCGACTGGATCACGGTGCCGGTCAATACTGAAACCCAGCTGCTCCAGCCGATCATGATCCGCATGGTTCCGGGAGAACCGAACCAGATGGTCGTTCTAGAGCGCGCTGGCCGCCTTTACCGCATTGGCTATCCCGACGATGGCACCAAGGAGTTGCTGGTCGACTTTGCCGATCAGGTGGGCGAGGTGAACCTCGAAAACGGAGCGATGGGTTTCGATTTCGACCCGCGCTTCGGCGAGGAAGGGCGCAATTTCATCTATGCCTATTTCACCAGTTTCGAAACCGATGCGCAGACTAACTATCTTGCACGCTTCGATCTCGGGGCTGGCGATCCAGAGGCTGTGCGCGCAAGCCAGCTGAACCTCATCGAAATTGGCCGTCCCCCCACGCAGTATCACAATGGCGGGCATGTCGAGGTCGGGCCGGACGACATGCTCTACATCGCCATTGGCGAGCTCGACATGGCCGACAGCCACCAGACGATCGACACGACGCTTGCCGGAGGGATCTTGCGGATCGACGTGCTCAATCAGGGCGGCGACATTTCAGGCCCAATCCTGCGTCAGCCGGAAAACGGGGCATCGCGCGGCTATTCGATCCCGCTCGACAATCCGTTCGCAGGACGAGAGGACGCGCTTGGCGAATTCTACGCCATCGGCCTTCGCAATCCTTTCCGTTTTGCCTTCGATCCGGCCAATGGTTCGATCTGGGCAGGTGAGGTCGGCTCGACCGTCTGGGAGGAAGTCAACGTCATCGAGAAGGGCATGAACTACCAGTTTCCCTTCGTCGAAGGCCGCGAGGAAACGACCTTCCCTCCGCCCCCGTCGATCCATGGCGAGCAAAAGGGACCCGCCTACACCTATCGCCACACCGCTTATGATCGTTCGGTCATCGGCGGGATCGTCTATCGCGGGTCGCGCTGGCCCGAGCTCGATGGCAAATACCTGTTCGGCGACAATTACTCCGGCAAGTTCTGGGCAATGCCTGCCGTCGACGAGATAATCGAAGAGGTCGAGGTGCTTGGCCAGGCTGACAAGTATGCGCAGCGCGGCTTCACCTCGATGATCCAGACGCCGGATGATCGCATCCTCATCACGGTGATGGGATCGTCCTCTTCGCCCAATGGCGCCATCGTCGAACTGGTCCGCAAGGATGCAGGGGCCCAGGCCAGCATTGGCGGCGGAGGGCTGGCCGCAGCGGCCGAGGCTGTGCCATTGACCGAACTTGAAATTCGCCAGAGCTACGTCACCAATTGCGCGCGTTGCCACGGCGAGAACGGGTATGGAGACGGCCCGGACGCGGCAGCGCTACTGGAAAATGCTGGCGCAGCGCCGATCAGTTTCCATTCAGACGAATTCGCAACCCGCAGCCGCGATCACGTGCGCCTTGCCATTTCGGGCGGCGGCGAAGCGGTCGCGATGAGCTATGCCATGCCGCCATGGGAAGGCGTACTGATCGAGGATGAGATCGACGCGCTGACCGACTATATCATGGCCATGCGAGCCAGTGAGGATGCACAATGA
- a CDS encoding TonB-dependent siderophore receptor, producing MISTLLSSARRRGVFAVFSLALPVSAQAQENEASILVEASLADPASDARANAKVLDEDRPGVRGAVSVTEDLSLLPGVVAFEKGGPGAGSYVSIRGGEPNFAPVTINGVRVDDPLNSSGGGFDLSLIDPEIVRRIAVVSGPQSTAYGADALSGVIALDVGPRGTGASAHAGVGSEGRYRFGGSLGVDGDAGTFGIAGGFLDSDDFVPGTSSERYSIAATASPNLGASISLDLFALIAGSDSEGFPEDSGGPELAIIRDLETRDRQQIALGGTLAASLAPELTAQLRLGFSQSELETDAPGIAPGTLSAVPPIISDSRLERYEAVASLTHRPADWLSLEVGTSFTREDGESTGSLDFGVLIPTAFTIERDMPGVFSTVTIAPGSGVELSGGLRVDWPEDASARWTPRVGASVPVAESGARLFANYARGFKRPSLFALGFPLIANPDLEDERSETFDAGVELAPDGERWTITAAYFHAEYRNLVDFDPELFTNVNRSRVEVDGVEASGTLRMGQVSARAALTYQTTSSADGAQLRFRPDWTGRLALRWQALSTLAITLNGEFSSSFNDSSVPTGLLRNPGYETLALDAEWQASKHVAIFGALRNLTDTDFERTVGFPEPGRNVFVGVRTRF from the coding sequence ATGATTTCGACCCTTCTCTCGTCTGCGCGGCGACGCGGCGTCTTTGCCGTCTTCTCGCTTGCACTGCCGGTCTCTGCGCAAGCGCAAGAGAACGAAGCCTCCATCCTCGTCGAAGCCAGCCTGGCCGACCCAGCGAGCGATGCGCGGGCAAATGCAAAGGTGCTCGATGAGGATCGTCCGGGCGTGCGCGGCGCGGTTTCGGTCACTGAAGACCTGTCGCTGTTGCCCGGTGTCGTCGCTTTCGAGAAGGGTGGTCCCGGCGCGGGCTCATACGTCTCTATCCGAGGTGGCGAACCCAATTTTGCGCCCGTGACAATCAACGGCGTGCGGGTCGACGACCCTTTGAATTCAAGCGGCGGCGGCTTTGACCTTTCACTGATCGACCCTGAGATTGTGCGGCGCATCGCGGTCGTATCCGGCCCGCAATCGACCGCTTATGGCGCAGACGCCTTGTCTGGCGTCATCGCGCTCGATGTCGGGCCGCGCGGCACAGGGGCTTCGGCTCACGCAGGGGTCGGGAGCGAGGGGCGCTATCGCTTCGGAGGATCGCTTGGCGTCGATGGCGATGCTGGGACATTCGGGATCGCTGGCGGATTTCTCGACAGCGACGATTTTGTCCCCGGCACATCGAGTGAGCGCTACTCGATTGCCGCCACGGCCTCGCCCAACCTTGGCGCGTCGATCAGCCTCGACCTGTTCGCACTCATCGCGGGAAGCGATAGCGAGGGATTTCCCGAAGACAGCGGAGGCCCGGAACTTGCGATCATCCGCGATCTTGAAACGCGGGACCGGCAGCAGATTGCTTTGGGCGGCACGCTTGCCGCGTCGCTCGCGCCTGAACTCACCGCGCAGTTGCGGCTCGGCTTCTCGCAAAGTGAGCTTGAGACCGATGCTCCCGGAATCGCCCCCGGTACACTAAGCGCTGTTCCACCGATCATCTCGGACAGCCGTCTGGAGCGCTACGAGGCCGTCGCGAGCCTCACGCATCGCCCGGCTGACTGGCTCTCACTCGAGGTAGGCACCAGTTTCACGCGCGAGGACGGTGAGAGCACCGGCTCGCTCGATTTCGGTGTGCTGATCCCCACCGCATTCACTATCGAGCGCGATATGCCCGGCGTGTTCTCAACGGTCACGATCGCGCCCGGATCGGGCGTGGAACTAAGCGGGGGCCTTCGCGTCGATTGGCCTGAAGATGCCTCGGCCCGCTGGACCCCGCGGGTCGGGGCGAGTGTTCCGGTCGCGGAGAGCGGCGCGCGGCTGTTTGCGAACTACGCGCGCGGCTTCAAGCGACCGAGCCTGTTTGCGCTCGGCTTTCCGCTGATCGCCAATCCCGATCTCGAAGACGAGCGCAGCGAGACTTTCGATGCAGGGGTTGAACTGGCCCCCGATGGCGAGCGGTGGACAATCACCGCAGCCTACTTCCACGCGGAGTATCGCAACCTCGTCGATTTCGATCCCGAGCTGTTCACCAACGTCAATCGCAGCCGGGTCGAGGTGGACGGCGTGGAGGCGTCCGGCACCTTGCGAATGGGGCAAGTGAGTGCGCGCGCAGCTTTGACCTATCAGACCACCAGCAGCGCTGACGGCGCGCAATTGCGGTTCCGGCCCGACTGGACGGGACGTCTTGCACTTCGCTGGCAGGCGCTCAGCACCCTAGCGATCACGCTCAACGGTGAGTTTTCAAGCAGCTTCAACGATTCGTCAGTGCCGACCGGCTTGCTGCGCAATCCCGGCTACGAAACGCTGGCGCTCGACGCCGAATGGCAGGCGAGCAAGCACGTCGCCATCTTCGGCGCGCTTCGCAATCTCACGGACACCGACTTCGAGCGGACGGTCGGCTTTCCCGAGCCGGGGCGAAATGTCTTCGTCGGAGTGCGAACGCGGTTCTGA
- a CDS encoding polyhydroxyalkanoate depolymerase, giving the protein MLYQAYELQRSWMNSVSSLASMSSEMLASPANPMSYWGIGGIAANALDVLAHATAHYGKPAFGITEVDVDGKTMSVIEATVLNRPFGDLKRFRLDGVDDKRPKLLIVAPMSGHYATLLRGTVKRMLQKYEVYITDWADAKTVPLHEGHFDLDTYIDYLTEFLEYIEQVEPGQRPHMLAVCQPSVPAYATTALLNQHKSPATPKTLTMMGGPIDTRESPTSVNDHAMNRPIEWFRTSVIARVPMQYRGAGRMVYPGFMQLNAFMSMNLQSHMMSHYEMFKHLTAGNDEGAQATKDFYDEYRAVCDMTAEFYLQTVEEVFQKHSIPNGTFEHKGEIVDLTQITDTALLAIEGERDDISGLGQTKAALKLATGLSADKKRYYMAEGAGHYGIFNGSRWRTKVAPVVEEFIEAHG; this is encoded by the coding sequence ATGCTTTACCAAGCCTACGAACTGCAACGCAGCTGGATGAATTCGGTGAGCTCGCTCGCCTCGATGAGCTCTGAAATGCTGGCGAGCCCGGCCAATCCGATGAGCTATTGGGGCATCGGCGGCATCGCGGCCAACGCGCTCGACGTGCTGGCCCATGCAACGGCGCATTACGGCAAGCCCGCTTTCGGCATCACAGAGGTCGATGTCGATGGCAAGACGATGTCGGTTATCGAGGCAACGGTCCTGAACCGCCCGTTTGGCGACCTCAAACGCTTCCGCCTCGACGGTGTCGACGACAAGCGGCCCAAGCTGCTGATCGTTGCTCCGATGAGCGGACATTACGCGACCCTGCTGCGCGGTACCGTCAAGCGAATGCTTCAGAAGTACGAGGTCTACATCACCGACTGGGCCGACGCGAAGACGGTGCCCTTGCATGAAGGGCATTTCGATCTCGACACGTATATCGACTACCTCACCGAGTTCCTCGAATATATCGAGCAGGTCGAGCCCGGTCAGCGCCCGCATATGCTCGCCGTTTGCCAGCCGAGCGTGCCCGCTTATGCGACGACCGCCCTGCTCAACCAGCACAAGTCGCCTGCAACACCCAAGACGCTCACCATGATGGGCGGACCGATCGACACGCGCGAAAGTCCTACGAGCGTCAACGATCACGCTATGAACCGTCCGATCGAGTGGTTCCGGACCTCGGTCATCGCACGCGTGCCGATGCAATATCGCGGCGCTGGCCGGATGGTCTATCCCGGCTTCATGCAGTTGAACGCATTCATGAGCATGAACCTGCAGAGCCACATGATGAGCCATTATGAGATGTTTAAACACCTCACCGCAGGCAATGATGAGGGCGCGCAGGCGACCAAGGATTTCTACGACGAATACCGCGCCGTGTGCGACATGACTGCCGAATTCTACCTCCAGACGGTTGAGGAGGTTTTCCAGAAGCATTCGATCCCCAACGGCACTTTCGAGCACAAGGGCGAGATCGTCGATCTGACACAGATCACCGACACCGCTTTGCTCGCTATCGAGGGCGAACGCGACGATATTTCGGGCCTCGGACAGACCAAGGCCGCTCTGAAACTGGCAACCGGCCTAAGCGCAGATAAGAAGCGCTATTACATGGCCGAAGGCGCCGGGCATTATGGCATCTTCAATGGCAGCCGCTGGCGCACCAAGGTCGCTCCGGTGGTCGAAGAGTTCATCGAAGCGCACGGGTAA
- a CDS encoding ABC transporter transmembrane domain-containing protein → MSGEASEISTDDVSDDVENAPATKKSRSLAPLRMVYREAGKYPAQIGYALAALTVTALATLAIPWRFKVIIDDAFGGTAGPEEIAHAFQYLLMIVLILGIGTAARFYFVSWIGERVVADIRLKVQQNLLRMSPGFYEENSPKEISSRMTSDTAIIETVVGTTVSVALRNTLTGIGGIALLLYLAPTLTLGLLIGIPLVIAPIVFFGRKIRSVSRSSQDRVADVGAYVTEVLSAMKVVQSFGQEQREGDRFGGVVERTFDTARKRIALRAGMTSIVILLIFGGITLVMWRGALAVSEGAISGGTIAAFVLTGGLVAGAFGSLTEVYGDLLRGAGAASRLAELLEARPAIAAPARPEKLPVPARGSLSFRNVTFRYPARPETPALKNFSLEIEPGETVAIVGPSGAGKSTLFQLVERFYDPQVGTIRLDGVPLTKADPAEIRDRIAFVPQDGVLFSADARDNLRYGRWDASEEEIWEAARAANAHEFLKALPDGLDTYLGEGGTQLSGGQRQRVAIARALLRDAPILLLDEATSALDAESEQLVQQALDGLMKDRTTLVIAHRLATVRAADRIIVLDNGEIAEQGTHSELTAAGGLYARLASLQFAAEAA, encoded by the coding sequence ATGAGCGGGGAAGCATCCGAAATCTCGACCGATGACGTCTCAGACGACGTCGAAAACGCGCCCGCGACGAAGAAGTCGCGTTCGCTCGCACCATTGCGCATGGTTTACCGTGAGGCAGGCAAATATCCCGCCCAGATCGGCTATGCGCTGGCGGCCTTGACTGTCACGGCGCTTGCGACGCTCGCTATTCCCTGGCGGTTCAAGGTCATCATCGACGATGCCTTTGGCGGCACGGCAGGTCCTGAAGAGATCGCGCACGCCTTTCAGTATTTGCTGATGATCGTGCTTATCCTTGGCATCGGTACGGCGGCGCGGTTCTATTTCGTGAGCTGGATCGGGGAACGGGTTGTCGCCGACATCCGCCTGAAAGTTCAACAGAACCTCCTCAGGATGTCGCCCGGATTCTACGAAGAGAACAGCCCAAAGGAAATCTCGAGCCGAATGACGTCGGACACCGCAATCATCGAAACGGTGGTTGGCACGACTGTCTCGGTGGCTCTGCGCAACACGCTGACGGGGATCGGGGGGATCGCCCTCCTGCTCTATCTCGCGCCGACGCTGACGCTGGGTTTGCTGATCGGCATTCCGCTCGTGATCGCGCCGATTGTTTTCTTCGGGCGCAAGATCCGCAGCGTTTCGCGGTCGAGCCAGGACCGTGTTGCCGATGTTGGCGCCTATGTCACCGAAGTGCTCTCCGCCATGAAGGTCGTGCAGAGCTTCGGGCAGGAGCAGCGCGAAGGCGACCGCTTCGGCGGCGTGGTCGAGCGGACTTTCGACACCGCGAGAAAGCGCATCGCCCTTCGTGCGGGCATGACTTCGATTGTGATCCTGTTGATCTTTGGCGGCATCACGCTCGTCATGTGGCGCGGCGCGCTCGCCGTTTCGGAGGGCGCAATCAGTGGCGGCACGATTGCCGCTTTCGTGCTGACGGGCGGGCTGGTCGCGGGTGCGTTCGGTTCCTTGACCGAAGTGTACGGCGATCTGCTTCGAGGGGCAGGCGCAGCGAGCCGGCTTGCCGAATTGCTCGAAGCCAGACCTGCTATCGCAGCGCCCGCGCGGCCTGAAAAATTGCCAGTGCCCGCGCGAGGATCGCTCTCGTTCCGCAATGTGACATTTCGCTACCCGGCACGGCCCGAAACCCCTGCGCTCAAGAATTTCAGCCTGGAAATCGAACCGGGCGAAACCGTCGCCATCGTGGGGCCTTCGGGCGCGGGAAAGTCGACCCTGTTTCAGCTGGTTGAGCGATTTTACGATCCGCAAGTGGGCACAATACGTCTCGACGGCGTGCCGCTCACAAAAGCGGACCCTGCCGAAATCCGCGATCGCATCGCCTTCGTCCCACAGGACGGTGTGCTCTTCAGCGCCGATGCGCGCGACAACCTTCGCTATGGCCGATGGGATGCGAGCGAAGAGGAAATCTGGGAAGCTGCGCGCGCGGCAAACGCGCATGAATTTCTCAAGGCGCTTCCCGATGGGCTGGACACCTATCTGGGCGAAGGCGGTACGCAACTTTCCGGCGGTCAGCGGCAGCGTGTCGCGATTGCCCGTGCGCTCTTGCGCGATGCACCGATCCTGTTGCTGGACGAGGCGACCAGTGCACTGGATGCCGAGAGTGAGCAGCTGGTGCAGCAGGCGCTCGACGGGCTGATGAAAGATCGGACCACACTGGTTATCGCTCACCGCCTGGCCACCGTGCGTGCGGCGGATCGCATCATCGTTCTCGACAATGGCGAGATCGCAGAACAGGGCACGCATTCGGAGCTGACGGCGGCGGGCGGGCTTTATGCACGCCTCGCCTCGCTCCAGTTCGCAGCCGAAGCTGCGTAG